One part of the Mycosarcoma maydis chromosome 18, whole genome shotgun sequence genome encodes these proteins:
- a CDS encoding uncharacterized protein (related to ATP-dependent protease La), with protein sequence MNPSISIPDRLPVLPLPYPLVLHPNLLLSINISYAHSLSLLKAALQYSALKDDVESNNDAAARTRGGRSKLDSNKPIIIACVPTLIAPNGTASADKPATRATNPALPSDANPHNLTTTPEDNNTRIRINDLYDWGCAARLMRLVRNPQTQTCTLLVSGLTRVRIDRWLSIRTSLTATTIDPKSNLAIPDVPIPLATATAFVDEESWPTFPEASPGDIDLVVKLKKSSAELIDAIAQLNPPIDGSTHIPSPIVGPALPLMPASLLKKLRGFMQDCRESQAALLADIVIGTLGGACEWSERVAILGDWDQRERVRHSVDAIQNGVKRVKLARELLTALSSPLNSNNKETVIRSQLEALLNQLAALNQGVAARISAISSNSGDKDDAKSGSGIIIRAPPSRNNHANDNGNGPVITGPLGTRRGSKPGNKGMSGGGLPGAGNGDDDEDEVAELAKKLEQARLSPEARKACDKELKRLTRIPQQSVERGVVITYLEIMAELPWDKITVDVESTRDPNDKALVLHKNSKSTPAPEEGIVDRARRILDAEHYGLEKVKKRLIEYLAVLELKTNQARERFEAEEAAELKTSQERRKGTPSASTDEAVAADDDAAALSADLEDGEDLVAREQGITREEIEEEKRRRRNEKLRVGDKGPILLLVGPPGTGKTSIAKSLASALQRPFTRLSLGGVRDEAEIRGHRRTYVGAMPGSIVSSLRKVGVSDPVILLDEVDKLGSGNGLHGDPMAAMLEVLDPEQNHTFSDHYINVPIDLSRVLFIATANSLDTISPPLLDRTEVIHISGYTHDEKTAIARQYLLPKQIKAQGLTSDQLVVTDEVLLKVAMGYTREAGVRTLEREIGALARAKAVEYSQSKKGTLRDEHGKPIEYDPVIREADLEKYLGPDTYEPEVAEANARPGVSTGLAYQGSGSGGILHIESLLLPPGSGYLKLTGSLGDVIRESAELALSWVKGNAFQLGIMHTRDSEFPKNDIHLHLPSGAIPKDGPSAGVAMTCALVSLFTKTPISPYLAMTGEVTLRGVVMPVGGIREKLTAASRAGIRKVLLPHRNRKDVEADLPKKVRDELEIKYVKTVWEAMEAAFGNKLFENAALALEANGFGHEHEGIREGRRLMHDMEDSRL encoded by the coding sequence ATGAACCCTAGCATCTCGATTCCCGACCGTCTTCCGGTCTTGCCACTCCCGTATCCTCTGGTTCTGCATCCCAACCTCCTCCTTTCCATCAACATCTCCTATGCACACTCTCTCAGTCTCCTCAAGGCCGCCTTGCAGTACTCGGCGCTCAAGGACGACGTCGAGTCCAATaacgacgctgctgcgcgtACTCGCGGTGGCCGCTCCAAGTTAGACTCGAACAAGCCTATTATTATCGCCTGCGTACCCACCCTTATCGCTCCCAACGGCACTGCTTCCGCCGACAAGCCAGCGACTCGCGCTACTAACCCAGCGCTGCCCAGCGATGCCAATCCGCACAATCTCACCACCACCCCCGAAGATAACAACAcgcgcatccgcatcaacGACCTCTACGACTGGGGTTGTGCCGCTCGTCTCATGCGTCTGGTGCGCAACCCACAAACACAGACATGCACTCTCCTTGTCTCTGGTCTCACCCGTGTCCGCATCGACCGATGGCTCTCGATTCGTACCTCTCTTACCGCAACCACTATCGACCCTAAGAGCAATCTTGCCATCCCCGACGTGCCCATCCCGcttgccactgccaccgccTTTGTCGACGAAGAGTCGTGGCCCACCTTCCCAGAAGCTTCACCGGGCGATATTGACCTCGTTGTCAAGCTGAAAAAGTCGTctgccgagctcatcgatgccatcgCACAGCTCAACCCTCCCATCGATGGCTCTACACACATCCCATCTCCCATCGTCGGCCCGGCTCTGCCTCTGATGCCAGCTAGCTTGCTCAAAAAGCTTCGCGGCTTTATGCAAGACTGCCGCGAGTCGCAAGCTGCCCTTCTcgccgacattgtcatTGGTACCCTCGGTGGCGCCTGCGAATGGTCCGAGCGCGTTGCTATCCTCGGCGACTGGGATCAGCGCGAGCGAGTCCGCCACTCGGTCGATGCCATTCAGAACGGCGTCAAACgcgtcaagctcgcgcGTGAGCTTCTCACCGCGCTATCATCTCCGCTTAATTCCAACAACAAGGAGACTGTCATTCGTTCACAACTGGAAGCCTTGCTCAACCAACTCGCTGCGCTCAATCAGGGCGTGGCTGCTCgcatctcggccatctcgtccaactcgggcgacaaggacgacgcCAAGTCAGGCTCAGGCATCATCATTCGTGCCCCTCCCTCTCGCAACAACCATGCCAACGACAATGGCAACGGTCCCGTCATCACCGGTCCCCTTGGTACACGTCGCGGATCCAAACCTGGCAACAAGGGCATGTCCGGCGGCGGCCTTCCCGGAGCCGGCAatggcgacgacgacgaggatgaggttgCCGAACTCGCAAAGAAGCTAGAACAGGCACGTCTGAGTCCAGAAGCGCGCAAGGCCTGCGACAAGGAGCTTAAGCGACTCACGCGCATTCCGCAgcagagcgtcgagcgcgGTGTCGTCATCACGTATCTCGAGATCATGGCCGAACTGCCGTGGGACAAAATCACTGTTGACGTCGAATCCACGCGCGATCCCAACGACAAGGCTCTTGTTCTGCACAAAAACAGCAAGTCGACTCCTGCACCAGAGGAGGGCATCGTCGACCGCGCTCGACGCATTCTCGATGCTGAACATTACGGTCTCGAGAAAGTCAAGAAGCGTCTCATAGAGTATCTCGCCGTCCTTGAACTCAAAACCAACCAGGCTCGCGAACGCTtcgaagccgaagaggctgccgagctcaagacgaGCCAAGAGCGTCGCAAGGGTACACCCTCAGCCTCCACCGACGAGGCTGTCGCCGCCGATGATGACGCAGCCGCCCTGTCGGCCGAcctcgaggatggcgaggatcTGGTTGCGCGCGAGCAAGGCATCACCAGGGAGgagatcgaggaggagaagcgTCGTCGCCGCAACGAAAAGTTGCGTGTCGGCGACAAGGGTCCCAtcctgctgcttgttggtcCACCGGGAACAGGTAAGACTTCGATCGCCAAGTCGCTCGCATCAGCGCTCCAGCGACCTTTTACCCGCCTCTCACTTGGCGGTGTTCgcgacgaggccgagatTCGTGGTCATCGCCGCACCTACGTCGGAGCCATGCCCGGTTCGATCGTGTCGTCGTTGCGTAAGGTGGGTGTCTCTGATCCCGTCATTTTGCTGGATGAGGTGGACAAACTGGGAAGCGGCAACGGTCTGCACGGCGACCCCATGGCTGCCATGCTTGAGGTGCTGGATCCCGAGCAGAACCACACTTTCAGCGACCACTACATCAACGTACCCATTGATTTGAGCCGTGTGCTGTTTATCGCGACTGccaactcgctcgacacTATCTCGCCCCCCTTGCTTGACCGTACCGAGGTGATCCACATTTCTGGCTACACGCACGATGAAAAGACGGCGATCGCTCGTCAATACCTTTTGCCCAAGCAGATCAAAGCGCAAGGGCTCACGTCGGACCAGCTGGTGGTGACTGACGAGGTGCTGCTCAAGGTGGCAATGGGCTACACGCGTGAGGCTGGCGTACGAACGCTGGAACGAGAGATTGGTGCGTTGGCACGAGCTAAAGCGGTCGAGTACTCGCAGTCCAAGAAGGGTACCCTGCGCGACGAGCACGGCAAGCCAATCGAGTATGATCCGGTCATCCGCGAGGCCGATTTGGAAAAGTACCTCGGACCCGACACGTACGAGCCAGAGGTAGCCGAAGCCAATGCTCGACCCGGTGTGTCGACGGGTCTGGCCTACCAGGGCTCTGGCTCGGGAGGTATTCTGCACATcgaatcgctgctgcttccgccgGGCAGCGGCTACCTCAAGCTGACAGGCTCGCTAGGCGATGTGATTCGCGAGTCGGCCGAGTTGGCCTTGTCGTGGGTCAAAGGCAATGCGTTTCAGCTGGGTATCATGCACACGCGCGATTCCGAGTTTCCCAAGAATGACATCCATCTGCATTTGCCGTCGGGTGCTATCCCCAAGGATGGACCGTCGGCTGGTGTAGCTATGACGTGTGCGCTGGTGAGTCTATTCACCAAGACGCCCATCTCGCCGTACCTTGCCATGACGGGCGAAGTAACGCTACGAGGTGTGGTGATGCCTGTGGGTGGCATTCGCGAGAAGCTCACAGCGGCATCGCGAGCTGGTATTCGCAAAGTGCTGCTCCCGCACCGCAACCGAAAAGACGTCGAAGCTGACCTGCCCAAGAAGGTgcgcgacgagctggagaTCAAGTACGTCAAGACTGTGTGGGAAGCAATGGAGGCGGCGTTTGGCAACAAGCTCTTTGAGAATGCCGCTCTGGCTCTCGAGGCGAATGGCTTC
- a CDS encoding putative translation initiation factor eIF5 encodes MSVVNIRRDVDDKFYRYRMPLLQTKIEGKGNGIKTVIPNMSDIARSLSRPPTYPTKFFGCELGAQTSFDEKNDRYIVNGAHDADRLRELLDGFIDKFVLCGDCKNPETDLKILKDGDILRNCKACGKRTGVDMKHKLTTFIVKHPPPKRVKGAKGAGKAAGQDAGDAGSDDELTKRIKAEAAEIPTAEQRGNADDDWSVDTSEAAVAARVKALEGSVKSSLVLGDDDEDEDEDSPYAQFGQWLQANRKGGQEGRECTPAEVYKKAQEFGIEKKHKTVQVLAQALFTEDAPKEIEKYGAVLVKMVGDSEKHQKAMLGGFERLAGVQCPTLVPNGVPKILMALYQIDVLDEDFVKNWGTHVSKKYVSKDISKKVRRAAAPFLEWLDQADSESEQDSDDDDDDDDDDDKPPKSKANVNGNGINKTAHNDDNDDDDDSDLDNL; translated from the coding sequence ATGTCTGTCGTTAATATCCGTCGCGATGTCGACGACAAGTTCTACCGTTACCGCATGCCCCTGCTCCagaccaagatcgagggCAAGGGCAACGGTATCAAGACCGTCATCCCCAACATGTCTGACATTGCTCGTTCCCTCAGCCGTCCTCCCACCTACCCGACCAAGTTTTTCGGCTGCGAGCTCGGCGCCCAAACCTCGTTTGACGAGAAGAACGATCGTTACATTGTCAACGGTGCCCACGATGCCGACCGTCTtcgcgagctgcttgacggCTTCATCGACAAGTTTGTCCTCTGCGGCGACTGCAAGAACCCCGAAACCGATCTCAAAATTCTCAAGGATGGCGACATCCTTCGCAACTGCAAGGCTTGTGGCAAGCGCACCGGCGTTGACATGAAGCACAAGCTCACCACTTTTATCGTCAAACATCCGCCTCCCAAGCGCGTCAAGGGCGCCAAGGGAGCCGGAAAGGCTGCCGGTCAGGACGCCGGCGACGCCGGCtcagacgacgagctgacCAAGCGCATCAAagccgaagctgccgaAATCCCCACGGCCGAGCAGCGTGGTAACGCCGATGACGACTGGTCCGTCGACACCTCGGAAGCTGCCGTCGCCGCACGtgtcaaggcgctcgaagGCAGCGTCAAGTCCTCGCTCGTGCTTGgagatgacgacgaggacgaggacgaggataGCCCGTACGCACAGTTTGGCCAGTGGCTCCAGGCCAACCGCAAGGGTGGTCAAGAGGGTCGCGAGTGCACCCCAGCCGAAGTGTACAAAAAGGCGCAAGAGTTTGGCATCGAAAAAAAGCACAAAACCGTCCAAGTGCTTGCGCAAGCCCTCTTCACCGAAGACGCTCCCAAGGAGATTGAAAAGTATGGCGCCGtgctcgtcaagatggTCGGCGACTCGGAGAAGCACCAGAAAGCCATGCTCGGCGGCTTTGAGCGATTGGCTGGTGTTCAGTGCCCTACGCTCGTTCCCAACGGTGTCCCCAAGATTCTCATGGCTCTCTACCAGATCGacgtgctcgacgaagaTTTCGTCAAAAACTGGGGCACCCATGTCAGCAAAAAGTACGTCTCTAAAGATATTTCCAAGAAGGTTCGTCGTGCTGCGGCTCCTTTCCTCGAATGGCTAGACCAGGCCGATTCCGAATCCGAGCAAGAttccgatgacgacgatgacgacgatgacgacgatgacaaGCCCCCCAAGTCTAAAGCGAATGTCAATGGAAACGGTATCAACAAGACCGCACACAACGATGAcaatgatgacgatgacgattCCGACCTTGACAACCTCTAG
- a CDS encoding uncharacterized protein (related to glutathione s-transferase 3), producing the protein MSKSIALPALTASIPAFYHFLAPKSTTVQGLFLPVGYGYVVSCVVSAAWVTFLMGVKVGSARRAAQIPYPYQYADRAVADKNREAHLFNCAQRVHQNTLENLTSFAFLTLFNGLFFPQLTTVVSATWVISRIPYAIGYYSGTPSNRAFGAIPSGLSFLALLIIATYACFTIVGAAPIVNNVL; encoded by the exons ATGTCGAAGAGCATCGCCCTACCCGCACTTACCGCCTCCATCCCGGCGTTTTACCACTTCCTCGCCCCCAAGTCCACCACGGTCCAGGGCCTGTTCCTGCCTGTTGGCTATGGCTATGTGGTCTCGTGTGTTGTCTCGGCCGCCTGGGTCACCTTCTTGATGGGTGTCAAGGTGGGTAGCGCACGCAGAGCTGCTCAAATCCCTTATCCGTATCAGTACGCCGACCGAGCCGTCGCGGACAAGAACCGAGAGGCTCATCTCTTCAA CTGCGCTCAGCGTGTTCACCAGAACACCCTCGAAAACCTCACGAGCTTCGCATTTCTCACGCTATTCAACGGTCTCTTCTTCCCGCAACTCACCACTGTCGTCTCGGCCACTTGGGTCATCTCACGTATTCCTTACGCGATCGGTTACTACTCGGGTACGCCAAGCAATCGTGCTTTCGGTGCCATTCCCAGCGGTCTCAGCTTCCTCG CTTTGTTGATCATTGCCACTTACGCCTGCTTCACCATCGTTGGTGCTGCACCCATTGTCAACAACGTTCTTTGA
- a CDS encoding uncharacterized protein (related to stress response protein rds1p), with translation MLTKYAILAATAAAAVAAAPAQKRAAAGQADIDVVILNYALTLEHLENAFYRDSLATYDAGAFRAAGYPEWVRQRFVEIGGHEKAHVDFLTKALGDQATKECTYNFGVTDVNTFIATAALLEGIGESAYLGAAQNITNPGTLTAAGSILTVESRHSGWVSSSVLKGDGFPRDTSTPLNFNQTYSLAAPLITSCPETNPALPVKAFPAAKVEGKVGGGKTVTVSGEGVQSGQYAAFLAGLGVFYAQIGDGNTVTVPEDVGYGRIYMVVSRVENSIADDDVVAGPAVIDIPLSSSKAEKISALSS, from the exons ATGCTTACCAAGTACGCCATCcttgctgccactgccgccgctgctgttgccgccGCTCCCGCTCAGaagcgcgctgctgctggccaGGCCGACATTGACGTTGTCATTCTCAACTATGCGCTTACCCTTGAGCACCTTGAGAACGCCTTCTACCGCGACTCGCTTGCCACGTACGATGCTGGAGCCTTCCGCGCCGCCGGTTACCCCGAATGGGTCCGCCAGCGAttcgtcgagatcggcggTCACGAGAAGGCTCATGTCGACTTCTTGACCAAGGCTCTCGGTGACCAGGCAACCAAGGAGTGCACGTACAACTTTGGCGTTACCGACGTCAACACGTTCATTGCTACCGCCGCTCTTCTTGAGGGTATCGGCGAGAGCGCCTACCTCGGTGCTGCCCAGAACATTACGAACCCCGGAACACTCACCGCCGCGGGATCGATCCTCACTGTTGAATCAAGACACAGTG GCTGGGTCTCTTCGTCGGTTCTCAAGGGAGACGGATTCCCCCGTGACACCAGCACCCCGCTTAACTTCAACCAGACTTATTCGCTCGCTGCACCGCTGATCACGTCGTGCCCCGAGACTAACCCCGCTCTCCCCGTCAAGGCGTTCCCCGCCGCAAAGGTCGAGGGTAAGGTTGGCGGAGGCAAGACAGTCACTGTTTCCGGTGAAGGTGTGCAGTCGGGCCAGTACGCCGCTTTCCTCGCTGGTCTCGGTGTGTTCTACGCCCAGATCGGTGATGGAAACACGGTCACTGTTCCCGAGGACGTCGGTTACGGCCGTATCTACATGGTCGTTTCCAGGGTCGAGAACTCGATCGCTGATGACGACGTTGTTGCCGGTCCCGCTGTGATCGACATCCCCCTGTCCAGCTCCAAGGCCGAGAAGATCTCCGCGCTCTCTTCGTAA
- a CDS encoding uncharacterized protein (related to cullin 4A), with protein MSLAEALLSRAQTKRSALTDKALSNTADAAKGGLATFLAKAGDSSKNAVAFSVASSGARAPASIQITSFHPEKTLPPANYASLATAQLIRSVRLILVSTWRRPDTSAARQPLQQLYSTANVLVMYCSAEELDHLYDSVKIEIERAVGNWVATLHSSASITDLLQDKVGWLVELRSIWFEWSDNLALVRNILYSLDRYVLNRRTADGYYRSKSFVSHDDRISIRDLGLKEFGHHILKDATLFRTFLKCIVGAIDGKRKLLLTYGKLHHDLLTMLGQLQAEDALDDAVSKATDVFYQAESTASIASLSPTEYVEYAWGRMSEERDRSQWALSTGTGQHKMIAAARKQLVTQHADTILAALPDLVTSGNCDGLDKMYQLANCSDRLADLRKAFAEFIKTHGAAIVEDRERDDKMIEGLLAFKSSIDRVVHHSFGGDDDFVLAQKQGFEFCINKRETKVAELIAKYLDAKLRSGNKTMSDLELENSLDEALILFRYTQAKDMFEEFYKRHFAKRLLLNRSASSDAERSMLLKLKAECGPEFTAKLETMIKDVEVSKDLMDEYVRFAAKQRKDEPSPKDDFDLSVSVLTQAHWPTYPNIDVALPVELAAAAERFAAFYQNRNSGRRLHWQHSLGTLTMTAKFEKAGVKELHVSTFQAIILMLFNTLEPGQKLSYADIRTHTGLNDQELKRTLQSLACGLIPTRVLRKHPQGKEVNDDDHFTFNDNFKNDRHRIRINQIQMKETAEEQKSTEQRVFLDRELILQAATVRVLKAKKTIKHSELITEVVDQIKNRFTVDVAEIKKEFEILIEKEYMERVEGQRGMYRYLA; from the coding sequence ATGTCGCTGGCAGAAGCTCTCCTCTCGAGGGCCCAGACAAAGAGGTCTGCTCTCACTGACAAAGCCTTGTCAAACACTGCCGATGCCGCGAAAGGCGGACTGGCCACCTTCTTGGCCAAGGCCGGAGATTCATCCAAGAATGCTGTCGCTTTCAGTGTCGCAAGTAGCGGCGCTCGTGCTCCAGCTTCTATTCAAATCACATCGTTTCACCCAGAAAAAACACTGCCGCCGGCCAACTATGCTTCGCTGGCTACCGCTCAGCTTATCCGATCCGTCCGCTTGATTTTGGTCAGCACTTGGCGGCGTCCTGACACGAgtgctgctcgccaaccTCTCCAGCAGCTGTATAGCACCGCCAACGTCCTGGTGATGTACTGCTCTGCTGAAGAGTTGGACCATCTGTACGACTCTGTCAAGATTGAAATCGAACGCGCGGTTGGCAACTGGGTGGCTACGTTGCACAGCTCCGCCTCCATCACAGACTTGCTACAGGACAAGGTTGGCTGGCTGGTAGAGCTCAGAAGCATCTGGTTTGAGTGGAGTGATAATCTGGCTTTGGTTCGAAACATTTTGTACTCCCTGGACCGCTATGTTCTTAACCGCAGGACTGCTGATGGCTATTACCGATCCAAGAGCTTTGTCTCGCATGATGACCGCATCTCCATTCGCGACCTTGGCCTCAAGGAATTTGGCCATCACATCTTGAAGGATGCCACGCTCTTCCGCACATTTCTCAAGTGCATTGTAGGCGCTATCGATGGCAAGCGAAAGTTGCTCTTGACTTATGGAAAATTGCACCATGATCTCCTCACTATGCTCGGCCAACTCCAGGCCGAAGATGctctcgacgatgcagtTTCAAAGGCGACAGATGTCTTTTACCAGGCAGAGTCCACCGCTTCTATCGCAAGCTTGTCACCCACAGAGTATGTCGAATATGCCTGGGGTCGCATGAGCGAAGAGCGGGATCGAAGCCAGTGGGCTCTATCCACCGGAACAGGCCAACACAAGATGATAGCTGCTGCGCGCAAACAACTCGTAACACAGCACGCCGATACAATCCTTGCTGCACTGCCCGATCTTGTCACTTCTGGAAATTGCGATGGCCTCGACAAGATGTATCAACTGGCCAACTGCAGCGACCGCCTCGCTGACCTGCGCAAGGCCTTTGCAGAATTCATCAAGACACACGGCGCTGCCATTGTTGAAGATCGGGAGAGGGATGACAAGATGATCGAGGGGCTGCTGGCCTTCAAGTCGTCCATCGACCGCGTCGTCCACCACAGCTTCGGCGGTGATGACGACTTTGTTCTTGCCCAAAAGCAAGGCTTCGAATTCTGTATCAACAAGCGCGAGACCAAAGTTGCCGAACTTATCGCCAAGTACCTCGACGCCAAACTACGCAGCGGGAACAAAACCATGTCGGATCTAGAGCTCGAAAACAGCCTCGATGAAGcgctcatcctcttccgctACACACAAGCCAAGGACATGTTTGAAGAGTTTTACAAGCGCCACTTTGCCAAACGGCTGCTGTTGAACCGATCTGCCTCTTCGGATGCGGAGCGAAGCATGTTGCTCAAACTCAAGGCAGAGTGTGGGCCTGAGTTcaccgccaagctcgagacgatgaTCAAGGACGTCGAGGTGTCCAAGGATCTGATGGATGAATACGTCCGCTTTGCTGCTAAGCAACGCAAAGACGAGCCATCACCCAAAGACGACTTTGATCTGAGCGTTAGTGTGCTAACGCAAGCGCATTGGCCCACGTATCCCAACATTGACGTGGCTCTGccggtcgagcttgccgccGCAGCCGAACGGTTTGCGGCCTTCTACCAGAATCGCAACAGTGGGCGTCGCTTGCATTGGCAACACTCGCTCGGTACGTTGACCATGACGGCGAAATTCGAAAAAGCGGGCGTTAAGGAGCTCCACGTAAGCACCTTCCAAGCGATCATCCTCATGCTCTtcaacacgctcgagcCGGGTCAGAAGCTGAGCTACGCCGACATCCGCACCCATACTGGACTCAACGACCAAGAGCTCAAGCGGACCTTGCAGAGTCTCGCGTGTGGTCTGATCCCCACCCGCGTGCTTCGCAAACATCCTCAAGGCAAGGAAGTCAACGATGATGACCATTTCACGTTTAACGACAACTTTAAGAACGACCGTCACCGCATTCGCATCAACCAGATCCAGATGAAGGAGACGGCCGAAGAGCAAAAGTCGACCGAGCAACGGGTGTTTCTCGATCGAGAGCTTATCCTTCAAGCGGCGACGGTGCGTGTtctcaaggccaagaagacCATCAAGCATTCCGAGCTCATCACTGAGGTCGTCGACCAGATCAAGAATCGCTTCACGGTGGATGTCGCCGAGATAAAAAAGGAGTTTGAGATCTTGATCGAGAAGGAGTACATGGAGCGCGTCGAAGGTCAGCGAGGCATGTATCGCTACCTTGCTTAG